In the genome of Pediococcus claussenii ATCC BAA-344, one region contains:
- a CDS encoding tyrosine-protein phosphatase, with translation MRDERILKVSNGFNFRDIGGYQTSDGSFVRWHKLIRSGYLTDLSSYDLEYLDNYGIDTVIDLRSDNEVRRFPDKIWSSFEYRRIPIFNSDQTESEASLRRIQKLYSSDELAGYYRMMQSYRKFLVDSHAIHAYQDFFRFILKYGEEKTILFHCSAGKDRTGVCSFLLLAALGVSIKQIKSDYMLTNEASQDRISWRVAEARKMHLGSNFVCSVRDLITVRNEYFDQLLGILEYEFGGAVPFLEDEVGLKKDDFIRIKNIYLTKLRN, from the coding sequence ATGAGGGATGAAAGGATTTTAAAAGTTTCTAATGGGTTTAATTTTCGTGATATTGGTGGATATCAAACCTCGGATGGAAGCTTTGTACGTTGGCATAAGTTAATTCGATCTGGCTACCTAACAGATTTATCTAGTTATGATTTAGAATATTTAGATAACTATGGAATTGATACAGTTATTGATTTAAGGTCTGATAACGAGGTTCGTCGGTTTCCAGATAAGATTTGGAGTAGCTTTGAATATCGCAGAATTCCAATTTTTAATAGCGATCAGACTGAGAGCGAGGCATCCCTGCGACGAATACAAAAACTATATTCTAGTGATGAATTAGCAGGATACTATCGAATGATGCAGTCGTATCGAAAATTTTTAGTTGACAGTCATGCTATTCATGCTTACCAAGATTTTTTCCGGTTTATCCTGAAGTATGGTGAAGAAAAAACGATTCTTTTTCATTGCTCAGCTGGAAAAGATCGAACAGGCGTATGCAGTTTCTTGCTTCTTGCAGCGTTAGGGGTCAGCATAAAACAAATTAAATCAGATTATATGCTAACGAACGAGGCATCCCAAGATAGGATTTCTTGGCGAGTTGCTGAAGCACGCAAAATGCATCTGGGATCTAATTTTGTTTGTTCTGTTCGAGACTTAATAACCGTAAGAAATGAATATTTTGATCAGTTATTAGGCATACTTGAATACGAATTTGGAGGTGCCGTACCCTTTTTAGAAGATGAGGTTGGGTTGAAAAAAGATGATTTTATTAGAATTAAAAATATTTATCTGACAAAATTAAGAAACTAA
- a CDS encoding flavin oxidoreductase / NADH oxidase family protein produces the protein MESIAKKPFIFANGVSLKNRIILAPMDLRMSLFDGTISQNDIAFHKSRSKGVGMDVVGSAFVSKNGNTVTGSVGVDNDGKIEGLNDLANTIHANDTKAILQLVHAGRMTNRINTFGEQVMAPSSIKGNYGTLDVPREMTRMNILKVVNDFSTATKRAMAAKFDGIEIHGANGFLPQQFVSPLSNKRCDQFGGSIENRLRFIEILIRSLSSTISQFDQGKFLLGYRLSPEEFETGGMTIRDTILLVKLLNTLNIDYISLSLHDFKSVPKTYQSNFSILEIFKAITKIPIIASGKIRNVVDTNLALQNSDLIAVGTPLIASPNWAPELTGVANTSKKMQSAFEIGISEDIYKFLR, from the coding sequence TTGGAATCAATTGCAAAGAAACCATTTATATTTGCGAACGGTGTATCCTTAAAAAATCGTATAATACTGGCTCCGATGGATTTGCGTATGTCTTTATTTGATGGCACCATTAGCCAAAATGATATTGCATTTCATAAATCAAGAAGTAAAGGAGTTGGAATGGATGTTGTTGGTTCAGCATTTGTTTCAAAGAATGGAAATACGGTTACTGGATCGGTTGGGGTAGATAATGATGGTAAAATTGAGGGATTAAATGATCTTGCTAATACTATCCATGCAAATGATACTAAGGCTATCTTACAACTTGTTCATGCCGGCCGTATGACGAATCGGATAAACACATTTGGCGAACAAGTTATGGCTCCCAGCTCAATTAAGGGTAATTATGGTACTTTAGATGTACCAAGAGAAATGACGCGAATGAATATTTTAAAAGTTGTTAATGATTTTTCCACTGCCACTAAAAGAGCAATGGCTGCAAAGTTTGATGGTATTGAAATCCATGGAGCTAACGGGTTTCTTCCCCAGCAATTTGTTTCGCCCCTATCTAATAAGAGGTGTGATCAATTTGGTGGTTCAATCGAAAATCGTTTGCGCTTCATTGAAATTCTTATTCGCTCATTGTCTAGCACGATTTCTCAGTTCGATCAGGGCAAGTTTTTACTTGGCTATCGTCTTTCACCGGAAGAATTTGAGACAGGCGGGATGACAATTCGTGATACAATACTGCTTGTTAAATTACTTAATACGCTAAATATAGATTATATAAGTTTGTCGCTACATGATTTTAAGAGTGTTCCTAAAACTTACCAATCTAATTTTTCCATTTTAGAAATTTTCAAAGCCATAACAAAAATACCAATCATTGCTTCAGGGAAAATTAGAAATGTGGTCGATACAAATTTAGCATTACAGAATAGTGATTTGATTGCAGTTGGCACACCGTTAATTGCTAGTCCCAATTGGGCCCCAGAACTGACAGGTGTAGCAAATACTAGTAAAAAAATGCAATCTGCATTTGAGATTGGTATTTCGGAGGACATTTATAAATTTTTACGGTAG
- a CDS encoding BMC domain-containing protein — MSRDIERTIQEYVPGKQVTLAHIVANPTEDIYEKLGVQEPKNALGILTITPSEASIIAGDIATKSSNVKLGFIDRFSGSVVVVGEVSEVESALKQVIETLHSLLGFDIPIITRT; from the coding sequence ATGAGTAGAGATATTGAGAGGACAATCCAAGAGTATGTTCCTGGAAAACAAGTTACTTTGGCACACATTGTGGCTAATCCAACAGAAGATATATACGAAAAATTGGGTGTTCAAGAACCTAAAAACGCTTTAGGTATTCTAACAATTACTCCAAGTGAGGCCTCGATAATTGCAGGGGATATTGCAACTAAATCAAGCAACGTTAAACTCGGATTTATTGACCGTTTCAGCGGTTCAGTAGTAGTTGTTGGCGAAGTTTCGGAAGTAGAATCGGCTTTAAAACAGGTTATTGAAACTTTACATAGCCTACTCGGTTTCGATATTCCAATCATTACTCGAACTTAA